Part of the Kineococcus aurantiacus genome, CGCGCCAGTCCCGGCCGGCGGCGCGCTCGGCGGCGACGAGCTCGGTGATCGCCCGGTTGTACCCGTCGACGGCGAGGTCGACGGCCCAGACGTCGAACCCCGTGAGGTGCTCGTCGCGGTCGGGGTCGAAACCGTGCTCGGTCGCCCACGGCCGCCCGTACCAGCGGAAGTAGCGCGGGCACTCCGGCAGCGCCCCGCCGAGGCCGTTGACGATCGGGGGGATCGTCACGTGCGGCACGGTGCCCCACAGCACCCGGTCGGCCTCGACGGCCCGGACCCGGTCGGCGAGCTCGGCCAGCTCGGCGCGGAAGTGCGGCACCGTCCACACCGTGTACGCCTCCTTGGCCTCCACGTCGCGGAACGCCGGGCCGCTGGGGACGACCCGCAGGTCCACGACGCTGCGCAGCGCGTTGTTCGACCCCAGCCACACGCACAGCGTCTCCAGGCCCCCGCGGGACAGGTCCCGGGCCGCCTGCAGGGTCGTGAACGCCTGCCCGCCGGCGTCCCGGGAACCGTCGAGCACCGCCACGGCGGCCCGGGCGTTCGGGTCGTCGACGAGGGGGTTGAGCCGGGAGGACGACACGCGCGGGCGCTCGGTGTCGGCCGTGCGGGCGAGGTGGTCGCGCAGGTCCCACCCCCAGACCGCCAGCGCCTCGTGGCGGGGGCCACCGGGCTCGCCGAGGTCCACCTCGTAGGCGCGCTGCACCTCGCGCAGGTAGCGGATCCCCTCGACGGCGCCCGAGAGCAGGGGGCGGCCCAGGGCGCGCCGGGCGAGGAACTCCAGGTTCAGCGGGTACCCGCCCGGGCCGTGGTCCTCGGCGTGGGAGAAGGGGGTGCCGAGGAGGTCGGCGACCAGGGCCGGCCAGCTCAGGGAGGTGTCGTGCACGGCGTAGTGCCGGAACCCCTGGGTGAGGGAGTCCCCCACCGCCACGAGGCGGTGCGCGGGGTCCGGCACGGCCCGGCGGGCGCGCACGGGCACCCCGAGGGTCGGGTCGTCGACGGGCGGGCGCACGGCGGTCGTGAGCGTCAGGCCGAGCGCGGTCGCCGCGACGGTGTCCGCACCGGTGTCCGCCGCCCTGTCCTGGAGCACCCGCGCAGTGTGCCGTCCCCGCTCCCGGCCCCCGCGGCGGGGTCGGGCGGGCCGCCGTACCCTGGGCGCGTGGAGGATCCTGCGGGCCGTCGGGTGGACTACGGGGAACGCCGCTTCGAGGAGGGCGACCTGGCCGCCACCCCCCTGGAGCAGTTCCGCACGTGGTACTCCGCCGCCGTCGAGGCGGGCGTGGACGAGCCCAACGCCATGACGGTCGCGACGGCCGGGCCGGACGGCGTCTCGGCGCGCACGGTGCTGCTCAAGGCCGTCGACGCCCGGGGTTTCGTCTTCTACACCAACCACGGCTCCCGCAAGGCGCGGGCGATCGGGCACGACCCGCGCGTGGCCCTGCTGTTCGGCTGGCACGGGGTCCACCGGCAGGTCGCGGTCCGCGGCCGCGCCGAGCACGTCCCGCGGGCCGAGACCGAGGCGTACTTCGCCTCCCGGCCGTACGGGTCGCGCATCGGGGCGTGGGCCAGCGAGCAGTCGCAGCCGATCGCCTCCGCCGCCGAGCTGCACGCGCGCGAGGCCGAGCTGCGGGCCCGCTGGCCGCAGGAGGTCCCCACGCCCCCGCACTGGGGGGGTTTCCTCGTCCGGGCCGAGGAGGTCGAGTTCTGGCAGGGGCGCACGTCGCGGCTGCACGACCGGCTGGTGTTCGTGCGCGACGGGGCCGGCACCGACCTGGACGTCCCCGCGAACTGGCGGGTGGAGCGCCGGCAACCCTGAGGGGACCCCCGGGCGCGGGTCCCCGTCGCGGGGTGCAGCAGCGGCTGCGGCCGGTCAGTGCAGGCCGTCGTGCCGGGGCGGGGGCACCGGCTCGCGCCGGGTGACGCGCACGACGACCCCCGACGTCCCCACCCGGTCGGCGGGCACGTCGACCTCCAGCGCCTCGGCGGTGCGCCGGGACGTGACCGGCCCGGCGTGGCCGAGGACCCGCAGGTCGTCGAACTCCCCCAGCAGCCCGGCCCCGCTGCCCCAGGACCGGACCCGCAGCACCCCGTCGGTCACCGGCCCGAGGGCCGTGGCGTACAGGTGGGTCCCCGAGGGGTCCTCGCGCACCGTGAACCGGACGTCGGCGCCGGTGTGGTCGCGGGCCGTGGAG contains:
- the pdxH gene encoding pyridoxamine 5'-phosphate oxidase, with product MEDPAGRRVDYGERRFEEGDLAATPLEQFRTWYSAAVEAGVDEPNAMTVATAGPDGVSARTVLLKAVDARGFVFYTNHGSRKARAIGHDPRVALLFGWHGVHRQVAVRGRAEHVPRAETEAYFASRPYGSRIGAWASEQSQPIASAAELHAREAELRARWPQEVPTPPHWGGFLVRAEEVEFWQGRTSRLHDRLVFVRDGAGTDLDVPANWRVERRQP